TGGCTGAGGAAGCCAGTAGGGGCTGGGAGGGTCTCACCCAGACTCATCCATCCAGATGGGGCAGAGCCTGACATGGAGCCCTGGGTCCCTGACTCAAATGGGCCCTGTGAGGATCATCTGAGGGGGTGCCCCAGGCTGACCCATAGCTGACCCTGTAGGTGTGAGGAAGAGGACGTGGAAATGAGTGAAGATGCGTATACAGTGCTGACCCGGATTGGGCTGGAAACCTCTCTGCGCTATGCCATCCAGCTTATCACAGCCGCCAGCTTGGTGTGCCGGAAGCGCAAGGTGGGTCCTTTTGTCCTGCCCATACCTCCCCCATCCCATACCCCCATAGGCTGGCAGTGGACCCAGTCAGGTTGGGCACAccctcccaacccctccccaGATGCAGGAGGGCTCTCAGCTCCTctgctccctctcctcttttccccagggCACCGAGGTGCAGGTGGACGACATTAAGCGGGTATACTCTCTCTTCCTGGATGAATCTCGGTCCACACAGTACATGAAGGAATACCAGGATGCTTTTCTGTTTAATGAGCTAAGTGAGTGCCTGCTCAGtggccctcctcctttcctcctttgggCTGGCTAGCTGCTCTCCCTGCAGTGGCAGGGGTCCATTCTCCCTGCCAACCTCTGTTGACCCCTTTACCCTTCCTCCTTGTTTCAACAGAAGGTGAGACCATGGATACTTCCTGAGCTTCCTGGACAGATAACACACAAATTCCCTCccagtttttctccttttttttttctacctgaGTTGTGACATTCTGACTTTCTATAAAACTGTTCTGGAAATCTCATGCCttgtggtgattttttttggtggggggtggggtttgagGTGACTCCAGGGGCTAGGAGGCAGACAAAACATCAGACGCGAGATGACAAACCTTTAttggggattggggggagggaggggatggaaggggagtggggggaaaAGAGGAACTGGAAGGTGCCACCCTAGAGGCGAAGGGAGAGGTTAGGGCCCCAGGTCTGGGCTCTAGAGAAGGTGGAGGCTGAGGTGGGGCCGGGTGCAGAGGTGGGGTCGGGCCCTCGGACCCCCGCAGTCTGAATGGCTCAGGCGGCAGGATCCACAGCTGCAGCTGAGGGCCACAGGGAAGGAGAAGATGGGGTCCACGCCAGGGGGACATCCAGGCAGCCGGATGGAGGAGAAGCTGAGTTCCCTGTATGTGCAGACCAGCTGAGGGCCAGGAGGCAGAGCGGCTGGCAGCACCCGCACCTGGGAAGGGGGCATGGGATGCACAGTGAGAAGGCTGCCTGGAGGTGAGTCCCTCCCACAGCCCTCTGCACCCCCTAAGCCTCACCATGCTGGGGCAGTAGCCAGCACAGATGGTGGTGGTGAAGGTGACGCACACTGGGCAGGCATCGCTCTCTGCAGCCAGGGTGGCATTAGTTGGTCTGCACAGAGGGCGAAGGTGGCCGGCTCCCCAGGAGCCTccctccagcagcagcagcagcagcagcactgtTAGCTCCTGCGGCAGGGGGTGCAGAGCCCAGCTCAACCTCCTGAGGAGGGAGCCAGGCAGCTGGGATCCCAagacc
This Trichosurus vulpecula isolate mTriVul1 chromosome 2, mTriVul1.pri, whole genome shotgun sequence DNA region includes the following protein-coding sequences:
- the LOC118839746 gene encoding lutropin subunit beta, with the translated sequence MERYQELTVLLLLLLLEGGSWGAGHLRPLCRPTNATLAAESDACPVCVTFTTTICAGYCPSMVRVLPAALPPGPQLVCTYRELSFSSIRLPGCPPGVDPIFSFPVALSCSCGSCRLSHSDCGGPRARPHLCTRPHLSLHLL